From a region of the Kaistia sp. 32K genome:
- the glmU gene encoding bifunctional UDP-N-acetylglucosamine diphosphorylase/glucosamine-1-phosphate N-acetyltransferase GlmU produces the protein MPDRSSLAIVLAAGEGTRMRSAQPKVMHAVAGLPMIGHVLKTAAGAGIERFAVVVGKGADAVRSFAIKTAPSALVVEQVERLGTAHAVLAARAALEQPADDVLVLYGDTPLVTADTLARMRAELAKGAGVVVLGFRPEDPAGYGRLIERDGQLVAIRELREASEAERAIGFCNAGLMGFRGDALLGLLDAIGNDNAKGEYYLTDAVEIANQRGLAVVAIEADADEVAGVNTRAELAAIERIWQERAREQALLSGVTMIAPETVFLSHDTVLGRDVTIEPNVFFGPGVTVEGGALIHAFSHLTGATLEQGAEIGPFARLRPGAQLGPKSKVGNFVEVKNAEIGAGAKISHLTYIGDAKVGAEANVGAGTVTGNYDGYDKALTVIGEGAFIGSNSVLVAPVTIGDGGYVASGSVITEDVAPDALAIARGRQVEKPGWAARFREMKAKTKRVRV, from the coding sequence ATGCCGGATCGCTCTTCGCTCGCCATCGTGCTCGCCGCCGGCGAGGGCACGCGGATGCGATCGGCCCAGCCGAAGGTGATGCATGCCGTCGCCGGGCTGCCGATGATCGGCCATGTGCTCAAGACGGCGGCCGGCGCCGGCATCGAGCGGTTCGCCGTCGTCGTCGGCAAGGGCGCCGACGCGGTTCGCAGCTTCGCTATCAAGACCGCCCCGTCGGCGCTGGTCGTCGAGCAGGTCGAGCGCCTCGGCACGGCGCATGCTGTGCTTGCGGCGCGCGCCGCGCTGGAGCAGCCGGCGGACGACGTGCTGGTGCTTTATGGCGATACGCCGCTCGTCACCGCCGACACGCTGGCACGCATGCGGGCGGAGCTCGCCAAGGGCGCGGGCGTCGTCGTGCTGGGCTTCCGTCCAGAGGATCCGGCCGGTTATGGCCGTCTGATCGAGCGCGACGGCCAGCTGGTCGCGATCCGCGAGCTGCGCGAGGCGAGCGAGGCGGAGCGCGCCATCGGCTTCTGCAATGCCGGCCTCATGGGCTTTCGCGGCGATGCGCTGCTCGGGCTGCTCGACGCCATCGGCAACGACAATGCCAAGGGCGAATATTATCTGACCGACGCCGTCGAGATCGCCAACCAGCGCGGCCTCGCCGTGGTCGCCATCGAGGCGGACGCGGATGAGGTCGCCGGCGTCAACACGCGCGCCGAACTCGCCGCCATCGAGCGGATCTGGCAGGAGCGGGCCCGCGAGCAGGCGCTGCTATCCGGCGTTACGATGATCGCGCCGGAAACCGTCTTCCTCTCGCACGACACGGTGCTTGGCCGCGACGTGACGATCGAGCCGAATGTCTTCTTCGGACCGGGCGTCACGGTCGAGGGGGGCGCGCTGATCCATGCCTTCTCGCATCTGACCGGCGCGACGCTCGAGCAGGGCGCCGAGATCGGGCCGTTCGCGCGGCTGCGTCCGGGCGCCCAGCTCGGCCCGAAGAGCAAGGTCGGCAATTTCGTCGAGGTCAAGAACGCCGAGATCGGCGCCGGCGCCAAGATCAGCCACCTGACCTATATCGGCGACGCCAAGGTCGGCGCCGAGGCGAATGTCGGCGCGGGAACCGTCACCGGCAATTACGACGGCTACGACAAGGCGCTGACCGTGATCGGCGAGGGCGCCTTCATCGGCTCCAACAGCGTGCTGGTCGCGCCCGTCACCATCGGCGACGGCGGCTATGTCGCCTCCGGCAGCGTCATTACCGAGGACGTCGCACCCGACGCGCTGGCGATCGCTCGCGGGCGGCAGGTCGAGAAGCCCGGCTGGGCGGCGCGCTTCCGCGAGATGAAGGCCAAGACCAAGCGGGTCCGCGTCTAA
- a CDS encoding FMN-binding negative transcriptional regulator: MYQPPHFREDRLDVMHALIRAHPLAMLVTAGEGGLMANLVPFLIDPEGAEKGLLRAHIARANDQLAALRAGAEAMVLFQGPNAYVTPSWYAAKAENHKVVPTWNYVTVHAWGTPRVLESTEWLRRQVGELTDASEQGRQHTWSVDDAPEAYVAGQMKGIVGLEIPIDRIEGKWKVSQNRAVADRRGVVDGLRSDRPDAVEMAALVAAHIPPAGE; the protein is encoded by the coding sequence GTGTACCAGCCACCCCATTTCCGCGAAGACCGGCTCGACGTGATGCACGCGCTGATCCGCGCCCATCCGCTCGCCATGCTCGTCACGGCGGGCGAGGGCGGGCTGATGGCTAATCTGGTGCCGTTCCTGATCGATCCTGAGGGCGCCGAGAAGGGCCTGCTCCGCGCGCATATCGCGAGGGCCAACGACCAGCTGGCGGCGCTCAGGGCCGGAGCCGAGGCGATGGTGCTGTTCCAGGGGCCGAACGCCTATGTGACGCCGAGCTGGTACGCCGCCAAGGCGGAGAATCACAAGGTCGTGCCGACCTGGAACTATGTGACGGTGCACGCCTGGGGCACGCCGCGCGTTCTCGAATCGACGGAATGGCTGCGCCGGCAGGTCGGCGAGCTAACCGACGCCAGCGAGCAGGGCCGGCAGCACACCTGGAGCGTCGATGACGCGCCGGAGGCCTATGTCGCCGGCCAGATGAAGGGCATCGTCGGCCTCGAGATCCCGATCGACCGGATCGAAGGCAAATGGAAGGTCAGCCAGAACCGGGCTGTCGCCGATCGGCGGGGCGTCGTCGACGGCTTGAGAAGCGACCGCCCCGATGCCGTGGAGATGGCGGCGCTGGTGGCAGCCCACATTCCGCCGGCGGGCGAATAG
- a CDS encoding cytochrome c biogenesis CcdA family protein — protein sequence MSADVTLWGALIAGLLSFVSPCVLPLVPPYLCYVTGLSLDEVTTQADKRIRGIVLRSSFAFVLGFTTVFVLLGATASVLGRIVARQQEILSIVAGLVIIVMGLHFLGVFRIGFLQREARVQVANQPAGLAGAYILGLAFAFGWTPCIGPVLASILWVAGSSDTVGRGAGLLAIYSLGLGIPFMIAAGFAERFIGGLRRFRRYMPMVEKAMGVFLIVTGILFLTGQMTAMSFWLLETFPALSRIG from the coding sequence ATGTCAGCAGACGTAACACTCTGGGGCGCCCTGATCGCCGGGCTGCTATCCTTCGTTTCGCCCTGCGTGCTCCCCCTGGTGCCGCCCTATCTCTGCTATGTGACGGGGCTGAGCCTCGACGAAGTGACCACCCAGGCCGACAAGCGAATTCGCGGCATCGTGCTGCGATCGTCTTTCGCCTTCGTGCTCGGCTTCACCACGGTGTTCGTGCTGCTGGGCGCGACGGCTTCGGTGCTCGGCCGCATCGTCGCGCGCCAGCAGGAAATCCTGTCGATCGTCGCCGGCCTGGTCATCATCGTTATGGGCCTGCATTTCCTCGGCGTGTTCCGGATCGGCTTCCTGCAGCGCGAGGCGCGGGTGCAGGTCGCCAACCAGCCGGCCGGCCTTGCCGGCGCCTACATCCTCGGCCTCGCCTTCGCCTTCGGCTGGACGCCGTGCATCGGGCCGGTGCTGGCCTCGATCCTCTGGGTCGCGGGCAGTTCCGATACGGTCGGGCGCGGTGCGGGGCTTCTCGCCATCTATTCGCTCGGCCTCGGCATTCCGTTCATGATCGCCGCCGGCTTCGCCGAGCGCTTCATCGGTGGCCTCCGGCGCTTCCGCCGCTACATGCCGATGGTCGAGAAGGCGATGGGCGTGTTCCTGATCGTCACCGGCATCCTGTTCTTGACCGGCCAGATGACCGCCATGTCGTTCTGGCTGCTCGAAACCTTCCCGGCGCTTTCCCGGATCGGCTGA
- a CDS encoding sulfite oxidase heme-binding subunit YedZ — protein MNRSATPAPRLYPWQDRKGDFSPLKAFVFAGVFLPGLWLIVRASMGTLGPRQMIEINHQAGLWAIRFLLLTLAVTPLRYVWRWPELVFVRRTLGNAAFAYVLIHLVAYAGDLAWDIPKVVSELFARIYLTIGLMVLILLTPLAITSTNGMMRRLGGIQWRRLHRLVYPIILLAALHFFLQSKLGVTEPIVITAVAAWLLAWRLLAAWLGEARIATLPATIGLGIAVTVATAFGEALYYYLKIGVAFGRVLPTNFNPAAGIRPAWIIGGMVLAVVAIAVLRRFLPSKASKRTDRRASTATRKPEEAGNAA, from the coding sequence ATGAATCGATCCGCCACGCCGGCCCCGCGTCTCTATCCCTGGCAGGACAGGAAGGGCGACTTCTCGCCGTTGAAGGCGTTCGTCTTCGCGGGTGTGTTCCTGCCCGGCCTCTGGCTGATCGTTCGCGCCTCGATGGGCACGCTCGGCCCCCGCCAGATGATCGAGATCAACCATCAGGCCGGGCTCTGGGCGATCCGCTTCCTGCTGCTGACGCTGGCGGTCACGCCGCTGCGCTATGTCTGGCGCTGGCCGGAGCTGGTGTTCGTGCGCCGCACGCTCGGCAACGCCGCCTTCGCCTATGTGCTGATCCACCTCGTCGCCTATGCCGGCGATCTCGCCTGGGACATTCCCAAGGTCGTCTCGGAGCTGTTCGCCCGGATCTACCTGACCATCGGGCTGATGGTGCTGATCCTGCTGACGCCGCTCGCCATCACCTCGACCAACGGCATGATGCGGCGGCTGGGCGGCATCCAGTGGCGCCGCCTGCATCGCCTCGTCTACCCGATCATTCTGCTCGCGGCGCTGCACTTCTTCCTGCAGTCGAAGCTCGGCGTCACCGAGCCGATCGTCATCACCGCCGTCGCGGCATGGCTTCTGGCCTGGCGCCTGCTGGCGGCGTGGCTCGGCGAGGCGCGGATCGCCACGCTGCCGGCCACGATCGGCCTCGGCATCGCCGTCACCGTCGCGACCGCGTTCGGCGAGGCGCTCTACTATTATCTGAAAATCGGCGTCGCCTTCGGCCGCGTCCTCCCGACCAATTTCAATCCCGCCGCCGGCATCCGGCCGGCCTGGATCATCGGCGGCATGGTGCTCGCCGTCGTCGCCATCGCGGTGCTGAGGCGTTTCCTGCCGTCAAAAGCATCGAAGCGCACCGATCGCCGGGCGAGCACTGCGACGCGGAAGCCGGAAGAGGCCGGCAACGCCGCCTAG
- a CDS encoding carbohydrate kinase, whose translation MIVSCGEALIDFLPVKDVNGNDSYQPKVGGSPYNVALTTGRLGIPTGFLGGISTDFFGELLAEELERSQVSLKYTGRSARPTTLAFVSLLHDEPQYAFFDENSAGRLHDPAIHEPVGDEVEALHFGSISLIPEPIVDRLAAVMDANRGKRVLCYDPNVRPTLIHDRDAFSARVEQFAHGADIVKISGADLEWLHPGVDPETVAAGWLAAGAGLVVVTRGGNGVTAYTPTGSVFSPVVPVTIADTVGAGDSFTGGLLARLSEKGHLTIDGVRKIDHAALKDALDFANRVAAITCSRAGANPPWRHELAA comes from the coding sequence ATGATCGTGAGTTGCGGCGAGGCCCTGATCGACTTCTTGCCGGTCAAGGATGTGAACGGAAACGATTCCTACCAGCCGAAGGTTGGTGGCTCGCCGTACAATGTGGCCCTGACGACCGGTCGCCTGGGCATTCCGACGGGATTCCTCGGCGGCATTTCGACGGACTTCTTCGGCGAGCTGCTGGCGGAAGAGCTGGAGCGCAGCCAGGTCAGCCTCAAATATACGGGCCGTTCGGCGCGCCCGACGACGCTCGCCTTCGTCAGCCTCCTCCATGACGAGCCGCAATACGCCTTCTTCGACGAGAATTCAGCCGGCCGCCTGCATGATCCGGCGATCCACGAGCCGGTCGGCGACGAGGTCGAAGCGCTGCATTTCGGCTCGATCTCGCTGATTCCCGAGCCGATCGTCGACCGCCTCGCCGCCGTCATGGACGCCAATCGCGGCAAGCGGGTCCTCTGCTACGACCCCAATGTCCGGCCGACGCTGATCCACGACCGCGACGCCTTCAGCGCCCGCGTCGAGCAGTTCGCCCATGGCGCCGACATCGTGAAGATTTCCGGCGCTGACCTCGAATGGCTGCATCCGGGCGTCGATCCGGAGACCGTCGCCGCCGGCTGGCTGGCCGCCGGCGCCGGCCTCGTCGTCGTCACGCGCGGCGGCAATGGCGTCACCGCCTATACGCCGACCGGCTCCGTGTTCAGCCCCGTCGTGCCGGTCACCATTGCCGACACCGTCGGCGCCGGCGACAGCTTCACCGGCGGCCTGCTGGCGCGGCTTTCCGAAAAGGGGCACCTGACCATCGACGGCGTGCGCAAAATCGACCACGCGGCCTTGAAGGACGCGCTCGATTTCGCCAACCGCGTCGCGGCGATCACCTGCTCGCGCGCCGGCGCCAATCCGCCCTGGCGCCACGAACTCGCCGCCTGA
- a CDS encoding chloramphenicol phosphotransferase CPT family protein, producing MPAKPGQIVILNGAPRSGKSSIAAAIQATFEGPWMNLGVDAYVNAVTPERYRPGIGLRPGGERPDLEALVPRLYAALYESIAAHSRLGLDVVVDVGHHDSYTRPLQILPDCARRLAGLPVLFVGVHSPIETILERRNRSQAGREGLYVIASPDDPVPEPILRWQREVHRPGLYDLEIDTSRLDPMACATLIRERLTEGPPGPTAFERLAATATVTES from the coding sequence ATGCCGGCAAAGCCGGGCCAGATCGTTATCCTGAACGGCGCGCCGCGATCCGGGAAATCCAGCATCGCGGCGGCGATCCAGGCGACGTTCGAAGGGCCGTGGATGAATCTCGGCGTTGACGCCTATGTCAACGCCGTCACGCCGGAGCGCTACCGGCCGGGCATCGGCCTCAGGCCGGGCGGCGAGCGGCCGGATCTCGAAGCGCTGGTGCCGCGTCTCTACGCGGCGCTCTACGAATCGATCGCCGCCCATAGCCGGCTCGGCCTCGACGTCGTCGTCGATGTCGGCCACCACGATTCCTATACAAGGCCGCTGCAAATCCTCCCGGACTGCGCCCGACGCCTCGCGGGGCTGCCGGTTCTCTTCGTCGGCGTCCACAGCCCGATCGAGACCATCCTGGAGCGTCGTAACCGCAGCCAGGCGGGACGCGAAGGGCTCTATGTCATCGCGTCGCCCGACGATCCCGTTCCGGAGCCGATTCTGCGGTGGCAGCGCGAGGTGCATCGTCCGGGGCTGTACGACCTCGAAATCGACACGTCCCGCCTCGACCCGATGGCCTGCGCGACCCTCATCCGGGAGCGCCTGACGGAGGGCCCGCCCGGCCCGACCGCCTTCGAAAGGCTCGCTGCGACGGCAACGGTCACGGAAAGCTGA